One window of the Sparus aurata chromosome 17, fSpaAur1.1, whole genome shotgun sequence genome contains the following:
- the LOC115567947 gene encoding sialic acid-binding Ig-like lectin 14 produces the protein MKMGGGAVQSCWLLLTLSLKGILAGDWSVHLPSGPICAVVGSTVVLPCSYDYPQSSNETQERGRPPAQGGGGEEVQQYRVLSEMWCLEDSRCITPRYVFHSAGVLQDPSYEDRVEYLGQPGSKNCSLRISDVRESDSGAYVFYLITSHPTQKMPEQIGVQLLVADSSSAVKVSGSPSSDITEGAALRLACCSPASGPQASFRWYKSTSASPTHTGQVLNISEVTADDSDSYYCQMRTGDRVQNSTMLYIDVEYSPRNTAVLVSGELQDTLPVTLTCSSDANPPVHTYTWYHGAACLPTADKSFHPATQSQATPTGRGRTISSASITAEESGLHCCVSRNIHGSETNSVTLKDSRAATLSDSLGGKMVLVGVTIGVLLLIIAIVAIILTRKRKSSRHQSYVLTETTATPP, from the exons ATGAAGATGGGTGGTGGAGCTGTACagagctgctggctgctgctcaCGCTCTCTCTGAAAG GTATTCTTGCTGGTGATTGGTCAGTTCATCTCCCCTCCGGTCCTATCTGCGCTGTGGTTGGCTCCACAGTGGTTCTCCCTTGTTCCTATGACTACCCTCAAAGCTCTAATGAAACCCAGGAGAGGGGACGGCCTCCTGCTCAG ggtggaggaggagaagaagtacAGCAGTACAGAGTTTTGTCTGAGATGTGGTGTCTCGAAGACAGCCGCTGTATCACACCAAG ATATGTCTTCCACAGCGCCGGTGTCTTGCAGGATCCATCCTATGAGGACAGGGTGGAGTACCTGGGACAACCAGGAAGTAAAAACTGCTCTTTGAGGATTTCTGATGTGAGAGAATCGGACAGCGGAGCATATGTGTTCTACCTCATCACCAGCCACCCGACACAGAAGATGCCAGAGCAGATCGGTGTACAGCTGTTGGTGGCAG ACTCGTCCAGCGCTGTCAAAGTGTCAGGGAGTCCCTCAAGCGACATCACTGAGGGAGCAGCCTTACGTCTGGCCTGCTGCAGCCCTGCGTCCGGTCCACAGGCCAGCTTCAGATGGTACAAGAGCACAAGCGCCAGTCCGACACACACTGGACAGGTGTTGAACATCAGTGAGGTCACAGCTGATGACTCCGACAGCTACTACTGTCAGATGCGAACTGGGGACAGAGTGCAGAACTCTACAATGCTGTACATTGATGTAGAGT ACTCTCCTCGAAACACAGCTGTCTTGGTCTCTGGAGAGCTACAGGACACGCTTCCTGTGACTCTGACCTgcagcagtgatgctaacccaccAGTCCACACCTACACCTGGTACCATGGTGCAGCGTGTCTCCCTACAGCGGACAAAAGCTTTCATCCGGCGACACAATCTCAAGCTACACCCACAGGAAGAGGCCGGACAATCAGCAGTGCTAGCATCACCGCTGAGGAATCTGGACTGCACTGCTGTGTGTCACGAAACATACATggctcagagacaaacagtgTAACGCTCAAAGATTCCAGAG CAGCGACCCTGTCTGACTCTTTAGGAGGCAAAATGGTGCTAGTCGGAGTCACCATCGGTGTTCTACTGTTGATTATCGCCATAGTGGCGATTATCTTGACAAG GAAACGGAAATCATCCAGACACCAGTCGTATGTCCTCACAGAGACAACTGCTACACCACCTTAA